From the Caldalkalibacillus uzonensis genome, one window contains:
- a CDS encoding ABC transporter permease, whose protein sequence is MSKTRVFSQNTGSTPSRPDQEQAMSLDVGKIARERIQAFITEAIRYWQLIASSGLLFTVIVLLIIGMIYYDQIVAWIPDWLPMGLIYALLFGWLVTRAPQRHFLHEADLIFLTPVQTQMDGYFRHTYRYNLILQLAAVIVAAILLYPIWRDTVALPGQPVWAYFLIPFILKGWNFGSHWALLRHVDERKVALHRGLRVLFSFGFLLWWFYQGPYGLLLLFGLVVIVFFLYERQVVHSFGYQWMRLLELEKKQKSRFYAFCQSFVDVPHMGTRVKKRPWLSDVTAWLPFQQNNAFRYLYLKTFIRAQDYLGIYVRLTAVGILFIYVLSEGWVLGVVYALFLFATATQLQAVWGHHQHQFWHQLFPLSQDLALSSFLWLLRVLLGIQAVIMWCPIMITGYPLIVTMGIALVGCLFVGWYPPRLVKHIFNKT, encoded by the coding sequence ATGAGCAAAACAAGAGTTTTTTCCCAAAACACTGGCAGCACACCATCGAGACCGGATCAGGAGCAGGCGATGTCACTTGATGTCGGAAAAATAGCGAGAGAAAGGATTCAAGCATTTATTACCGAAGCGATCCGCTATTGGCAGTTGATCGCTTCTAGCGGCCTCTTGTTTACGGTCATTGTGCTGTTAATCATCGGCATGATTTACTATGACCAGATTGTGGCTTGGATCCCGGACTGGCTGCCCATGGGTTTAATCTATGCTTTGCTATTTGGCTGGCTTGTAACCCGGGCTCCGCAACGCCATTTTTTGCATGAGGCTGATCTGATTTTTTTAACCCCTGTCCAGACACAGATGGATGGCTATTTTCGGCATACTTATCGTTATAATCTGATTTTGCAACTCGCTGCCGTCATTGTGGCCGCCATCTTGCTTTACCCCATCTGGCGGGATACTGTGGCTCTGCCCGGGCAGCCGGTTTGGGCTTACTTTCTGATTCCTTTTATTTTAAAAGGGTGGAATTTCGGATCCCATTGGGCTCTCTTACGTCATGTTGACGAGCGGAAGGTGGCCTTGCACCGGGGATTGAGGGTCTTGTTTAGCTTTGGTTTTCTGCTATGGTGGTTTTACCAGGGACCGTATGGGTTGCTGTTGCTCTTTGGTCTCGTGGTGATTGTTTTTTTTCTGTACGAACGGCAGGTGGTTCACAGCTTTGGCTATCAGTGGATGCGCCTGTTGGAACTGGAGAAGAAACAAAAGAGCCGCTTTTATGCCTTCTGTCAGTCTTTTGTGGATGTCCCGCATATGGGAACACGGGTCAAGAAACGGCCCTGGTTAAGTGATGTCACGGCATGGCTGCCCTTTCAGCAAAACAATGCCTTCCGCTATTTATATCTGAAAACGTTCATCAGGGCCCAAGACTATTTGGGAATTTACGTGCGTTTGACAGCCGTTGGAATACTGTTTATCTATGTTTTAAGTGAAGGATGGGTGCTGGGGGTGGTTTACGCTTTGTTTTTGTTTGCCACAGCAACCCAGTTGCAGGCTGTATGGGGTCACCATCAACATCAGTTTTGGCATCAGCTGTTTCCTCTTTCCCAGGATCTTGCATTAAGCAGCTTTCTGTGGTTGTTGCGTGTTTTGCTTGGTATTCAAGCTGTGATCATGTGGTGCCCCATCATGATTACTGGCTATCCATTAATTGTTACGATGGGCATTGCCCTGGTCGGCTGTCTGTTTGTCGGCTGGTATCCGCCAAGATTAGTGAAGCATATATTTAACAAAACCTGA
- a CDS encoding ABC transporter ATP-binding protein: MRPLLQVDHVTGGYTATKPVIHDISFDINAGEIVALIGLNGAGKSTTIKHILGLLTPHQGTIVIDGCQLRDDPDRYRSLYSYIPESPIYYEELTLWEHLELAAMTYGLERSTFVKRVEPLLQEFRMERKKHQFPTQFSKGMKQKLMIMMAFLVQPKLYIVDEPLLGLDPLGIRSLLEWLVACKQEGAGILMSTHILATAERYCDRFVIIHEGRIRAQGTLDNLRQISGMPTASLDDIYLVLTEVDQV, encoded by the coding sequence ATGCGTCCTCTTTTACAAGTGGATCACGTCACAGGAGGGTACACAGCAACGAAACCCGTGATACATGATATCAGCTTTGACATTAATGCAGGGGAAATTGTGGCCCTTATCGGGCTGAACGGAGCAGGAAAGAGTACCACGATCAAACATATCCTGGGGTTACTAACCCCTCACCAGGGAACCATTGTGATTGATGGCTGTCAGTTGCGGGATGATCCTGATCGTTACCGCTCGTTATACAGTTATATCCCCGAGTCGCCGATCTATTATGAAGAGCTGACTCTATGGGAGCATTTGGAGCTGGCCGCGATGACCTATGGTTTGGAGCGCTCCACATTTGTAAAGCGTGTGGAGCCTTTATTGCAAGAATTCCGCATGGAGAGGAAAAAGCATCAGTTTCCCACACAATTCTCCAAGGGCATGAAACAGAAGCTCATGATTATGATGGCCTTTCTCGTTCAGCCTAAACTTTATATTGTCGATGAGCCTTTGCTGGGACTGGACCCTTTGGGCATCCGGTCTTTGCTGGAGTGGCTGGTCGCTTGCAAGCAGGAGGGAGCAGGGATCCTGATGTCCACCCATATCTTAGCTACGGCCGAGCGTTACTGTGACCGGTTTGTGATTATTCATGAGGGGCGCATCCGGGCCCAAGGCACGCTGGACAACTTGCGTCAAATCAGCGGCATGCCCACGGCAAGCCTTGATGATATCTATCTTGTACTGACTGAGGTTGATCAAGTATGA
- a CDS encoding ABC transporter ATP-binding protein has translation MTKRPLLQVEHLKQYFPIKGGIFGRTVNYVKAVDDISFHVNEGETVSVVGESGCGKSTTGRAILRLEEPTAGKVLFQGQDLLQLSKAEMRKKRKDMQIIFQDPFASLNPRQTVRQILEEALAIQNVVPRSQRRQRVVELMEMVGLNADQIDRYPHEFSGGQRQRIGIARALSVEPKLIICDEAVSALDVSVQAQVLNLLKKLQREFNLTYLFISHDMGVVRHISDRIIVMYLGKIVEMGDKQSLFDNPQHPYTRALLSAIPVADPKVKKERIILKGDVPSPIDPPQGCRFHTRCPFVMDRCKTEAPPMHNLNGQHQAACHLLEDGPVDYHKLMQEIKIS, from the coding sequence ATGACGAAGAGACCATTACTTCAAGTTGAACATCTGAAGCAATATTTTCCCATCAAAGGTGGTATTTTCGGCCGCACCGTGAACTATGTGAAAGCGGTAGATGACATCAGCTTCCATGTCAATGAGGGTGAGACAGTCAGTGTGGTCGGAGAATCAGGATGTGGCAAATCGACTACAGGGCGGGCCATCCTTCGCCTGGAAGAACCAACTGCAGGGAAAGTGTTGTTTCAGGGACAGGATTTGCTACAACTAAGCAAAGCAGAGATGCGCAAAAAACGCAAGGACATGCAAATCATTTTCCAAGACCCGTTCGCTTCCCTTAATCCACGGCAGACGGTGCGTCAAATTCTGGAAGAAGCGTTGGCCATCCAAAATGTAGTGCCGCGCAGCCAGCGGCGCCAGCGTGTCGTCGAATTAATGGAAATGGTGGGCTTAAATGCTGATCAAATTGATCGTTATCCCCATGAATTTAGCGGCGGTCAAAGACAACGTATTGGCATTGCCCGTGCCTTGTCCGTTGAACCTAAGCTGATTATCTGTGATGAAGCTGTCTCTGCCTTAGACGTGTCCGTACAGGCTCAGGTTCTTAATCTGTTAAAAAAATTGCAGCGTGAATTTAATTTGACCTATCTGTTTATTTCCCATGATATGGGTGTGGTCCGTCATATCTCTGACCGTATCATTGTCATGTACCTGGGTAAAATTGTGGAGATGGGAGATAAGCAATCGCTGTTTGACAATCCGCAGCATCCCTATACCCGGGCGTTGTTATCTGCCATTCCGGTAGCTGATCCGAAAGTTAAAAAAGAGCGTATCATCCTGAAAGGAGACGTGCCTTCCCCTATCGATCCGCCCCAGGGCTGCCGCTTCCACACCCGCTGTCCATTTGTGATGGACCGCTGCAAAACAGAAGCGCCGCCGATGCACAACTTAAACGGACAGCACCAGGCTGCTTGTCACCTGCTGGAAGATGGCCCGGTGGATTACCACAAATTGATGCAGGAAATTAAGATTTCCTGA
- a CDS encoding ABC transporter ATP-binding protein, which yields MSVNNGTPILEVKNLQTSFFTDEGEVKAVDGVSFSIEKGKTLGIVGESGCGKSITSLSIMRLLPQPVGKIVGGEIWFKGENLLEKSDKEYRHIRGKNISMIFQEPMTSLNPVYTVGDQIAETIRIHEKKSKKAAWEKAIEMLKLVGIPSPEKRAKQYPFELSGGMRQRVMIAIALACSPELLIADEPTTALDVTIQAQILELMKKLQEELGTTIMMITHDLGVVAEMCDKVAVMYAGKVVEYADVESLFENPKHPYTVGLLNALPRHDEDQEELTVIKGSVPSPFNMPKGCRFAPRCPHAKSMCFDHLPELKTMEDGNLVRCWMYTEKWDKQEEVAK from the coding sequence ATGAGCGTCAATAATGGAACCCCCATTTTGGAAGTGAAGAATTTGCAGACCTCCTTCTTTACGGACGAAGGAGAAGTAAAAGCCGTTGACGGTGTCAGTTTTTCCATTGAAAAAGGAAAAACATTGGGGATCGTCGGGGAATCCGGCTGTGGTAAAAGTATTACCTCTTTGTCTATTATGCGTCTGTTACCTCAGCCAGTCGGCAAAATCGTGGGCGGGGAAATCTGGTTTAAAGGGGAAAATCTGCTTGAGAAATCGGATAAGGAGTATCGGCATATCCGGGGGAAAAATATCTCCATGATCTTCCAGGAACCGATGACATCTCTGAACCCTGTGTATACCGTAGGAGATCAGATTGCGGAGACAATCCGCATCCACGAAAAGAAAAGCAAAAAAGCGGCGTGGGAAAAAGCGATTGAGATGCTGAAACTGGTCGGCATTCCCTCTCCCGAAAAGCGTGCTAAGCAATATCCCTTTGAATTGTCCGGTGGGATGCGCCAGCGGGTGATGATCGCCATTGCTTTGGCTTGCAGTCCCGAGCTATTGATCGCTGATGAACCAACCACGGCATTGGACGTCACCATTCAAGCTCAAATCCTGGAACTGATGAAGAAACTGCAGGAGGAACTGGGCACAACGATTATGATGATCACCCATGACCTTGGGGTTGTGGCTGAGATGTGCGATAAAGTGGCCGTCATGTATGCTGGTAAAGTGGTAGAGTATGCCGATGTGGAATCATTGTTTGAAAATCCAAAGCATCCTTACACCGTCGGATTGCTCAACGCTTTGCCCCGGCATGATGAGGACCAGGAGGAACTGACTGTTATTAAAGGTTCTGTACCCAGTCCGTTCAATATGCCCAAGGGCTGCCGCTTTGCCCCCCGCTGTCCCCATGCCAAATCGATGTGTTTCGATCATCTGCCCGAATTAAAAACCATGGAAGACGGCAATCTGGTGCGCTGCTGGATGTATACGGAGAAGTGGGATAAACAGGAGGAGGTGGCCAAGTGA
- a CDS encoding ABC transporter permease, translated as MFIYIVRRILQTIPVLMGVVLIVLLLMHLIPGDPAQIMAGESASPERVEQMRERLGLNDPLHIQYFKYLGNAIQGDLGASIRSGRPVTEEIFNSRFRITVELAVVSMAISIFIGLIAGIISAVKRYSIWDVSVMLIALFGLSMPNFWLGIMLIIWFGIGIDIFGITTNWFPVAGWGTWKHMVLPAITLGTGGAAIIARMTRSSMLEVINQDYIRTARAKGVKEAVVIYKHALRNALIPVVTVVGLQFGTLLGGAVLTEVVFAINGMGRLMIDAIGARDFPVVQGTVLVASVLFVAVNLLVDITYRLLNKRVELN; from the coding sequence ATGTTTATCTATATTGTCCGCAGGATTTTACAAACCATACCAGTTTTGATGGGTGTTGTCTTGATTGTTTTGCTGCTGATGCACCTCATTCCTGGGGATCCCGCTCAGATTATGGCCGGAGAAAGTGCTTCTCCTGAGCGGGTAGAGCAAATGAGGGAGCGTCTGGGATTAAATGATCCTTTGCATATCCAATATTTTAAGTATCTGGGTAATGCCATTCAAGGTGATTTGGGCGCATCAATCCGTTCCGGCCGGCCGGTGACGGAGGAGATTTTCAACTCCCGGTTCAGAATCACTGTTGAACTTGCTGTAGTCAGTATGGCCATAAGTATTTTTATCGGACTCATTGCCGGTATTATCTCAGCTGTGAAACGTTATTCCATTTGGGATGTCTCGGTGATGTTGATTGCCTTATTCGGTTTGTCTATGCCTAACTTCTGGCTTGGTATCATGTTGATTATTTGGTTTGGAATCGGAATCGATATATTTGGAATTACAACCAATTGGTTCCCTGTTGCCGGCTGGGGGACCTGGAAGCATATGGTTCTGCCTGCTATTACTTTAGGAACAGGTGGCGCGGCCATCATTGCCCGCATGACCCGTTCCAGCATGCTGGAAGTGATTAACCAGGACTATATCCGCACGGCCCGGGCCAAAGGGGTAAAAGAAGCGGTTGTCATTTATAAACACGCCTTGCGCAACGCCCTAATACCCGTTGTGACGGTTGTCGGTCTGCAGTTTGGCACATTACTGGGAGGGGCTGTTCTAACTGAGGTTGTCTTTGCCATAAACGGTATGGGGCGTTTAATGATTGATGCCATAGGGGCACGTGATTTCCCGGTGGTGCAGGGAACAGTGTTGGTTGCCTCAGTCTTGTTTGTGGCCGTTAACTTGCTGGTAGACATCACCTATCGCCTGTTGAATAAACGCGTGGAATTGAACTAG